A single region of the Glycine max cultivar Williams 82 chromosome 20, Glycine_max_v4.0, whole genome shotgun sequence genome encodes:
- the LOC102663238 gene encoding uncharacterized protein, with protein MAEDQPQRVTLEDYSSSTMPQFFTSIARPESKQLLDASAGGKIKLKTPEEAMELIENMAASDHIPTKRNLLELSSVDALLAPNKLLAKLEVAVYVEERINLKSIESAIKNLEIQVGQLAKQIAENSSGDFGANAEKNPKEECKDAMTRSKREKKKEVVPCIGKEAPYPLVPSKKDKERHFARFLDIFKKLDITIPFGEALQQMPLYFKFLKNLLTKKGKYIHNDNIVVEGNCSAVIQRILPPKYKDLGSVTIPCSIGVVSVGKTIIDLGASINLMPLSMCRRIGELEIMPTRMTLQLADHSITRPYGVVEDVLVKVR; from the exons ATGGCAGAAGATCAACCACAAAGGGTTACTCTTGAGGACTATTCTAGCTCTACCATGCCGCAATTTTTCACAAGCATTGCGCGGCCAGAA TCCAAGCAATTGTTAGACGCTTCTGCTGGGGGAAAGATTAAGTTGAAGACTCCAGAAGAAGCAATGGAACTTATTGAGAATATGGCTGCTAGTGATCATATACCCACCAAGAGAAACCTGTTAGAGCTTTCTTCAGTGGATGCATTGTTGGCACCGAACAAGCTACTAGCTAA GTTGGAGGTTGCAGTATATGTGGAGGAGCGCATAAATCTG AAAAGCATCGAGTCAGCTATCAAGAACCTAGAGATCCAAGTGGGACAGCTAGCTAAGCAAATAGCTGAGAATTCTTCTGGAGATTTTGGAGCTAATGcagagaaaaatcccaaagaagaaTGTAAAGATGCCATGACTAGAAGCAAGAG agaaaagaagaaggaggttGTTCCATGCATAGGGAAGGAAGCACCATATCCTTTGGTGCCATctaagaaggacaaggaacgaCATTTTGCtcgtttccttgatatcttcaagaaattagATATAACTATCCCATTTGGGGAAGCCTTGCAACAAATGCCACTCTACTTCAAGTTTCTCAAGAATCTGCTGACCAAGAAGGGCAAATATATCCACAATGATAATATTGTGGTCGAGGGAAATTGCAGTGCTGTTATCCAAAGAATCCTTCCACCAAAATACAAGGATCTAGGGAGTGTCACAATTCCTTGCTCAATTGGTGTTGTGTCAGTTGGAAAAACAATTATTGACTTAGGGGCTAGCATTAATTTGATGCCTCTATCCATGTGCAGAAGGATTGGAGAGTTGGAAATCATGCCAACAAGAATGACACTGCAGCTAGCGGATCACTCAATCACAAGGCCATATGGCGTAGTGGAAGACGTGTTGGTCAAAGTGCGTTAA
- the LOC100805250 gene encoding protein argonaute 2 isoform X1, with amino-acid sequence MERGAYRGRGRNGNGGRNSYGGGRGSYGGGRDGNGDHNSYGGGRGGRSSYGDRSSPSQSQWQPRSNPSFSSPKPNNSHSQVQTQTQAHPGNIGSSKIPEKKMDTITPVRRPDNGGTVAVRKCYLRVNHFPVSFNPQSIIMHYNVEVKAKAPPLKNNRPPKKISKYDLSLIRDKLFSDNSLPASAYDGEKNIFSAVPLPEETFTVDVSKGEDERPVSYLVSLTLVSRLELRKLRDYLSGSVLSIPRDVLHGLDLVVKENPSKQCVSLGRCFFPMNPPLRKKDLNHGIIAIGGFQQSLKSTSQGLSLCLDYSVLSFRKKLLVLDFLHEHIRDFNLREFGRFRRQVEHVLIGLKVNVKHRKTKQKYTITRLTPKVTRHITFPILDPEGRNPPKEATLVGYFLEKYGVNIEYKDIPALDFGGNKTNFVPMELCELVEGQRYPKENLDKYAAKDLKDMSVAPPRVRQSTIQAMVNSEDGPCGGGVIKNFGMSVNTSMTNVTGRVIQPPQLKLGNPNGQTVSMTLEVEKCQWNLVGRSMVEGKPVECWGILDFTSQESGWRKLNSKQFIENLMGKYRKLGIGMKEPVWREQSSMWSLGDYNSLCKLLENIEDKVQKRYRRKLQFLLCVMSDKHQGYKCLKWIAETKVGIVTQCCLSGIANEGKDQYLTNLALKINAKIGGSNVELINRLPHFEGEGHVMFIGADVNHPASRDINSPSIAAVVATVNWPAANRYAARVCAQGHRVEKILNFGRICYELVSYYDRLNKVRPEKIVVFRDGVSESQFHMVLTEELQDLKSVFSDANYFPTITIIVAQKRHQTRFFPVGPKDGIQNGNVFPGTVVDTKVVHPFEFDFYLCSHYGSLGTSKPTHYHVLWDEHKFNSDDLQKLIYDMCFTFARCTKPVSLVPPVYYADLTAYRGRLYYEAMNQMQSPGSAVSSSSSQITSLSISSTGSSLNDPGYYKLHADVENIMFFV; translated from the exons ATGGAAAGAGGTGCTTACAGAGGCCGTGGCCGTAACGGTAATGGTGGCCGTAACAGTTACGGTGGTGGTCGCGGTAGTTACGGTGGTGGCCGTGACGGTAACGGTGACCATAACAGTTACGGTGGTGGCCGCGGTGGTCGTAGCAGTTACGGTGATAGAAGTTCTCCTTCTCAATCACAGTGGCAACCAAGGTCAaacccttctttttcttctccaaaACCTAACAATTCTCATTCTCAAGTTCAAACACAAACTCAAGCTCATCCAGGTA ACATTGGATCTTCGAAGAtaccagagaagaaaatggacaCCATCACACCTGTGCGTAGGCCTGACAATGGGGGAACAGTTGCAGTGCGAAAGTGCTATCTCCGTGTGAACCATTTCCCTGTTTCCTTCAATCCACAGAGTATAATTATGCATTATAATGTGGAAGTGAAGGCCAAGGCTCCTCCACTGAAGAACAATCGTCCTCCCAAGAAGATTTCGAAGTACGACTTGTCATTGATTCGGGATAAGCTGTTTTCCGACAATTCACTGCCAGCTTCAGCGTATGATGGTGAAAAGAACATCTTCAGCGCGGTGCCTTTGCCGGAGGAAACATTTACCGTGGACGTGTCCAAAGGAGAGGACGAAAGGCCTGTTTCTTATTTGGTCTCTCTGACATTGGTGAGTAGGCTCGAGCTTCGGAAGTTGAGGGATTACCTCAGTGGAAGCGTGCTTTCGATCCCTAGGGATGTTTTGCACGGCTTGGATTTGGTGGTGAAGGAAAATCCTTCGAAGCAGTGTGTTTCCTTGGGGCGGTGCTTCTTCCCCATGAACCCTCCTTTGAGGAAGAAAGATCTTAACCATGGCATAATTGCGATTGGAGGGTTTCAGCAGAGTCTTAAGTCTACTTCTCAGGGATTGTCCTTGTGCCTGGACTATTCGGTTTTGTCCTTTCGGAAGAAGCTGTTGGTGTTGGATTTTCTGCACGAGCATATTAGGGACTTCAATTTAAGGGAGTTTGGGCGGTTCAGGAGACAAGTTGAGCATGTACTTATTGGGTTGAAGGTTAATGTTAAACACCGGAAGACAAAGCAGAAGTACACTATTACTAGGTTGACACCCAAGGTTACGAGACATATCACATTCCCTATTTTGGATCCCGAGGGCCGGAATCCCCCAAAGGAAGCTACTCTGGTTGGTTACTTTCTAGAGAAGTATGGTGTGAACATTGAATACAAGGACATTCCTGCCTTGGATTTTGGAGGCAACAAGACGAATTTTGTGCCTATGGAGTTGTGTGAGTTGGTTGAGGGGCAGAGATATCCCAAAGAGAATTTGGACAAATATGCTGCCAAGGACTTAAAAGACATGTCAGTGGCTCCTCCAAGGGTGAGGCAAAGTACAATACAAGCAATGGTAAACTCAGAGGACGGACCGTGCGG AGGTGGTGTTATTAAAAATTTTGGAATGAGTGTCAACACTTCCATGACAAATGTGACAGGACGTGTAATTCAGCCTCCACAATTGAAGCTAGGTAATCCAAATGGCCAGACTGTTAGTATGACACTTGAAGTAGAGAAATGTCAGTGGAATCTAGTGGGACGATCAATGGTGGAAGGCAAGCCAGTTGAGTGTTGGGGCATTCTTGATTTTACCAGCCAGGAGTCTGGTTGGCGCAAATTAAACAGCAAACAATTCATTGAGAACCTTATGGGTAAGTATAGAAAATTGGGTATTGGCATGAAGGAGCCAGTTTGGCGTGAACAATCTAGTATGTGGAGTCTTGGGGATTACAATTCGCTGTGTAAATTACTTGAAAATATTGAGGATAAGGTTCAAAAAAGATATCGACGAAAACTACAATTTCTTCTGTGTGTGATGTCCGACAAGCATCAAGGTTACAAGTGCCTCAAATGGATTGCTGAGACCAAGGTTGGCATAGTGACACAATGCTGCTTGTCTGGTATTGCTAATGAAGGGAAGGACCAATATCTTACAAATCTTGCCCTCAAGATCAATGCCAAAATTGGAGGAAGTAATGTGGAGCTCATCAATAGGCTACCACACTTTGAGGGTGAAGGTCATGTTATGTTCATAGGGGCTGATGTCAATCATCCAGCTTCCCGGGACATCAACAGTCCATCAATTGCTGCTGTAGTTGCCACTGTTAATTGGCCTGCTGCAAATCGCTATGCAGCACGTGTTTGTGCTCAAGGTCATCGGGttgagaaaattttgaattttgggaGAATTTGCTATGAACTTGTTTCGTATTACGATAGGCTGAACAAAGTCAGGCCTGAAAAAATTGTTGTCTTTCGTGATGGCGTGAGCGAAAGTCAATTCCATATGGTTCTCACAGAGGAGTTACAAGATTTGAAATCGGTGTTTAGTGATGCAAATTACTTCCCAACCATCACTATTATTGTCGCACAAAAGCGACATCAAACTCGATTTTTTCCTGTGGGTCCAAAGGATGGGATTCAAAATGGCAATGTGTTTCCAGGTACAGTTGTGGACACAAAAGTAGTACATCCTTTTGAATTTGACTTTTACCTTTGTAGTCACTATGGAAGCTTGGGTACTAGTAAGCCCACTCACTATCATGTCTTATGGGATGAGCATAAATTTAACTCTGATGATTTGCAGAAACTGATATATGACATGTGCTTTACCTTTGCAAGGTGCACTAAACCTGTATCTTTAGTCCCTCCAGTGTACTATGCTGATCTCACTGCATATAGAGGACGGTTATACTATGAAGCAATGAATCAAATGCAATCTCCTGGTTCAGCTGTGTCGTCTTCATCATCACAGATTACTTCTTTGTCAATTTCTTCAACAGGCTCAAGTTTAAATGATCCGGGGTATTACAAGTTGCATGCTGATGTGGAAAATATAATGTTCTTCGTTTGA
- the LOC100805250 gene encoding protein argonaute 2 isoform X2, with product MERGAYRGRGRNGNGGRNSYGGGRGSYGGGRDGNGDHNSYGGGRGGRSSYGDRSSPSQSQWQPRSNPSFSSPKPNNSHSQVQTQTQAHPDIGSSKIPEKKMDTITPVRRPDNGGTVAVRKCYLRVNHFPVSFNPQSIIMHYNVEVKAKAPPLKNNRPPKKISKYDLSLIRDKLFSDNSLPASAYDGEKNIFSAVPLPEETFTVDVSKGEDERPVSYLVSLTLVSRLELRKLRDYLSGSVLSIPRDVLHGLDLVVKENPSKQCVSLGRCFFPMNPPLRKKDLNHGIIAIGGFQQSLKSTSQGLSLCLDYSVLSFRKKLLVLDFLHEHIRDFNLREFGRFRRQVEHVLIGLKVNVKHRKTKQKYTITRLTPKVTRHITFPILDPEGRNPPKEATLVGYFLEKYGVNIEYKDIPALDFGGNKTNFVPMELCELVEGQRYPKENLDKYAAKDLKDMSVAPPRVRQSTIQAMVNSEDGPCGGGVIKNFGMSVNTSMTNVTGRVIQPPQLKLGNPNGQTVSMTLEVEKCQWNLVGRSMVEGKPVECWGILDFTSQESGWRKLNSKQFIENLMGKYRKLGIGMKEPVWREQSSMWSLGDYNSLCKLLENIEDKVQKRYRRKLQFLLCVMSDKHQGYKCLKWIAETKVGIVTQCCLSGIANEGKDQYLTNLALKINAKIGGSNVELINRLPHFEGEGHVMFIGADVNHPASRDINSPSIAAVVATVNWPAANRYAARVCAQGHRVEKILNFGRICYELVSYYDRLNKVRPEKIVVFRDGVSESQFHMVLTEELQDLKSVFSDANYFPTITIIVAQKRHQTRFFPVGPKDGIQNGNVFPGTVVDTKVVHPFEFDFYLCSHYGSLGTSKPTHYHVLWDEHKFNSDDLQKLIYDMCFTFARCTKPVSLVPPVYYADLTAYRGRLYYEAMNQMQSPGSAVSSSSSQITSLSISSTGSSLNDPGYYKLHADVENIMFFV from the exons ATGGAAAGAGGTGCTTACAGAGGCCGTGGCCGTAACGGTAATGGTGGCCGTAACAGTTACGGTGGTGGTCGCGGTAGTTACGGTGGTGGCCGTGACGGTAACGGTGACCATAACAGTTACGGTGGTGGCCGCGGTGGTCGTAGCAGTTACGGTGATAGAAGTTCTCCTTCTCAATCACAGTGGCAACCAAGGTCAaacccttctttttcttctccaaaACCTAACAATTCTCATTCTCAAGTTCAAACACAAACTCAAGCTCATCCAG ACATTGGATCTTCGAAGAtaccagagaagaaaatggacaCCATCACACCTGTGCGTAGGCCTGACAATGGGGGAACAGTTGCAGTGCGAAAGTGCTATCTCCGTGTGAACCATTTCCCTGTTTCCTTCAATCCACAGAGTATAATTATGCATTATAATGTGGAAGTGAAGGCCAAGGCTCCTCCACTGAAGAACAATCGTCCTCCCAAGAAGATTTCGAAGTACGACTTGTCATTGATTCGGGATAAGCTGTTTTCCGACAATTCACTGCCAGCTTCAGCGTATGATGGTGAAAAGAACATCTTCAGCGCGGTGCCTTTGCCGGAGGAAACATTTACCGTGGACGTGTCCAAAGGAGAGGACGAAAGGCCTGTTTCTTATTTGGTCTCTCTGACATTGGTGAGTAGGCTCGAGCTTCGGAAGTTGAGGGATTACCTCAGTGGAAGCGTGCTTTCGATCCCTAGGGATGTTTTGCACGGCTTGGATTTGGTGGTGAAGGAAAATCCTTCGAAGCAGTGTGTTTCCTTGGGGCGGTGCTTCTTCCCCATGAACCCTCCTTTGAGGAAGAAAGATCTTAACCATGGCATAATTGCGATTGGAGGGTTTCAGCAGAGTCTTAAGTCTACTTCTCAGGGATTGTCCTTGTGCCTGGACTATTCGGTTTTGTCCTTTCGGAAGAAGCTGTTGGTGTTGGATTTTCTGCACGAGCATATTAGGGACTTCAATTTAAGGGAGTTTGGGCGGTTCAGGAGACAAGTTGAGCATGTACTTATTGGGTTGAAGGTTAATGTTAAACACCGGAAGACAAAGCAGAAGTACACTATTACTAGGTTGACACCCAAGGTTACGAGACATATCACATTCCCTATTTTGGATCCCGAGGGCCGGAATCCCCCAAAGGAAGCTACTCTGGTTGGTTACTTTCTAGAGAAGTATGGTGTGAACATTGAATACAAGGACATTCCTGCCTTGGATTTTGGAGGCAACAAGACGAATTTTGTGCCTATGGAGTTGTGTGAGTTGGTTGAGGGGCAGAGATATCCCAAAGAGAATTTGGACAAATATGCTGCCAAGGACTTAAAAGACATGTCAGTGGCTCCTCCAAGGGTGAGGCAAAGTACAATACAAGCAATGGTAAACTCAGAGGACGGACCGTGCGG AGGTGGTGTTATTAAAAATTTTGGAATGAGTGTCAACACTTCCATGACAAATGTGACAGGACGTGTAATTCAGCCTCCACAATTGAAGCTAGGTAATCCAAATGGCCAGACTGTTAGTATGACACTTGAAGTAGAGAAATGTCAGTGGAATCTAGTGGGACGATCAATGGTGGAAGGCAAGCCAGTTGAGTGTTGGGGCATTCTTGATTTTACCAGCCAGGAGTCTGGTTGGCGCAAATTAAACAGCAAACAATTCATTGAGAACCTTATGGGTAAGTATAGAAAATTGGGTATTGGCATGAAGGAGCCAGTTTGGCGTGAACAATCTAGTATGTGGAGTCTTGGGGATTACAATTCGCTGTGTAAATTACTTGAAAATATTGAGGATAAGGTTCAAAAAAGATATCGACGAAAACTACAATTTCTTCTGTGTGTGATGTCCGACAAGCATCAAGGTTACAAGTGCCTCAAATGGATTGCTGAGACCAAGGTTGGCATAGTGACACAATGCTGCTTGTCTGGTATTGCTAATGAAGGGAAGGACCAATATCTTACAAATCTTGCCCTCAAGATCAATGCCAAAATTGGAGGAAGTAATGTGGAGCTCATCAATAGGCTACCACACTTTGAGGGTGAAGGTCATGTTATGTTCATAGGGGCTGATGTCAATCATCCAGCTTCCCGGGACATCAACAGTCCATCAATTGCTGCTGTAGTTGCCACTGTTAATTGGCCTGCTGCAAATCGCTATGCAGCACGTGTTTGTGCTCAAGGTCATCGGGttgagaaaattttgaattttgggaGAATTTGCTATGAACTTGTTTCGTATTACGATAGGCTGAACAAAGTCAGGCCTGAAAAAATTGTTGTCTTTCGTGATGGCGTGAGCGAAAGTCAATTCCATATGGTTCTCACAGAGGAGTTACAAGATTTGAAATCGGTGTTTAGTGATGCAAATTACTTCCCAACCATCACTATTATTGTCGCACAAAAGCGACATCAAACTCGATTTTTTCCTGTGGGTCCAAAGGATGGGATTCAAAATGGCAATGTGTTTCCAGGTACAGTTGTGGACACAAAAGTAGTACATCCTTTTGAATTTGACTTTTACCTTTGTAGTCACTATGGAAGCTTGGGTACTAGTAAGCCCACTCACTATCATGTCTTATGGGATGAGCATAAATTTAACTCTGATGATTTGCAGAAACTGATATATGACATGTGCTTTACCTTTGCAAGGTGCACTAAACCTGTATCTTTAGTCCCTCCAGTGTACTATGCTGATCTCACTGCATATAGAGGACGGTTATACTATGAAGCAATGAATCAAATGCAATCTCCTGGTTCAGCTGTGTCGTCTTCATCATCACAGATTACTTCTTTGTCAATTTCTTCAACAGGCTCAAGTTTAAATGATCCGGGGTATTACAAGTTGCATGCTGATGTGGAAAATATAATGTTCTTCGTTTGA